Proteins encoded by one window of Maliibacterium massiliense:
- the rplX gene encoding 50S ribosomal protein L24 has translation MSIPKKLHVKTGDTVAVISGANAGKSGKVLACFPKEGRVIVEGVNIITRHTKPRGQQNQGGRIQKEAPIYASKVMLYCDKCKRGVRVGHKVEDGKKVRVCKRCGKTFEA, from the coding sequence ATGTCGATTCCTAAGAAACTGCATGTCAAAACCGGCGATACCGTCGCCGTTATCTCGGGTGCGAACGCCGGCAAATCCGGCAAAGTGCTCGCGTGCTTTCCCAAAGAGGGCCGCGTGATCGTGGAGGGCGTCAACATCATCACCCGCCACACCAAACCCCGCGGTCAGCAGAATCAGGGCGGCCGCATCCAGAAGGAAGCCCCCATCTATGCCTCCAAGGTTATGCTTTACTGCGATAAGTGCAAGCGCGGCGTGCGCGTCGGCCACAAGGTGGAAGACGGCAAAAAAGTGCGCGTGTGCAAACGCTGCGGCAAAACCTTCGAAGCGTAA
- the rplE gene encoding 50S ribosomal protein L5, which yields MPRLKTAYREDVVKAMIQKFGYKNVNEVPRLEKVVLNMGLGDCKDNAKALEAAVNEMTIIAGQKPLVVQAKKSVANFKVRAGMNVGAKVTLRGTRMYEFVDKLFSIALPRVRDFRGVSPKSFDGRGNYAMGVKEQLIFPEIDYDDIDKIRGMDIIFVTTAKTDEESRELLRLMGMPFAQN from the coding sequence GTGCCCCGTCTCAAGACGGCGTATCGAGAAGACGTCGTCAAGGCCATGATCCAGAAGTTCGGCTACAAAAACGTCAACGAAGTGCCGCGCCTGGAAAAAGTGGTGCTCAACATGGGATTGGGTGATTGCAAGGATAACGCCAAGGCCCTGGAGGCTGCGGTAAACGAGATGACCATCATCGCCGGCCAGAAACCGCTGGTGGTGCAGGCCAAGAAATCCGTGGCAAACTTCAAAGTGCGCGCCGGCATGAACGTGGGCGCCAAGGTGACGCTGCGCGGCACCCGCATGTATGAATTTGTCGATAAGCTGTTCTCCATCGCGCTTCCGCGCGTGCGCGACTTCCGCGGCGTGAGCCCCAAGTCGTTTGACGGCCGCGGCAACTACGCCATGGGCGTCAAAGAACAGTTGATTTTCCCCGAGATCGATTATGACGACATCGATAAGATCCGCGGCATGGACATCATCTTTGTGACCACTGCCAAAACGGACGAAGAGTCCCGCGAGCTGCTCCGGCTCATGGGAATGCCCTTTGCCCAGAACTAA
- a CDS encoding type Z 30S ribosomal protein S14, producing the protein MAKMSMKVRQSRPAKYSTRAYTRCRLCGRPHAVLRKYGICRICFRELAYKGEIPGVRKASW; encoded by the coding sequence GTGGCAAAAATGAGTATGAAAGTCCGGCAGTCTCGTCCGGCCAAGTATTCCACGCGCGCGTACACGCGCTGCCGCCTGTGCGGTCGTCCGCACGCGGTACTGCGTAAATATGGCATCTGCCGTATTTGTTTCCGCGAGCTGGCCTACAAGGGAGAGATCCCCGGCGTCCGGAAAGCCAGCTGGTAA
- the rpsH gene encoding 30S ribosomal protein S8, translating to MVTTDPIADMLTRIRNAMVAKHDKTIVPASKMKKAIAQILLDEGYIRGVDVKSDGTQENITLTLKYGPNRTSVITGLKRISKPGLRIYAGKDELPKVLGGLGVAIISTPQGVMTDKSARKAGIGGEVLAYIW from the coding sequence ATGGTCACTACCGATCCCATTGCCGATATGCTCACACGCATTCGTAATGCGATGGTTGCAAAACACGACAAGACAATTGTGCCCGCTTCGAAAATGAAAAAGGCCATTGCACAGATTTTATTGGACGAGGGCTATATCCGCGGCGTGGATGTCAAATCTGACGGCACCCAGGAGAATATCACCCTGACCCTGAAGTACGGCCCCAACCGCACCAGTGTCATCACCGGCTTAAAACGCATCTCCAAGCCCGGCCTGCGCATCTACGCAGGCAAGGACGAACTGCCCAAAGTGCTGGGCGGCCTGGGCGTTGCCATCATCTCCACCCCCCAGGGTGTGATGACGGACAAGAGCGCGCGCAAGGCGGGCATTGGCGGCGAAGTTCTGGCTTACATTTGGTAA
- the rplF gene encoding 50S ribosomal protein L6, whose translation MSRIGKLPISIPSGVTVNITEDNTVIVKGPKGELSEKINKDINVDVTDGVLSVTRPTDDKQHRALHGLSRALINNMVLGVTQGFEKQLDMVGVGYRAQKTGNKLVLTVGYSHPVEFVEADGITFEVPAPTRIVVKGANKQMVGEIAAKVRSVRKPEPYLGKGIKYVDEVIRRKEGKAGK comes from the coding sequence ATGTCGCGAATCGGCAAGCTTCCCATCAGCATCCCTTCGGGCGTGACGGTCAACATCACCGAGGACAACACCGTCATCGTCAAAGGACCCAAGGGTGAACTGAGTGAGAAGATCAACAAGGATATCAACGTGGATGTGACGGACGGCGTGCTGAGCGTCACCCGCCCCACCGATGACAAACAGCACCGTGCGCTGCACGGCCTGTCGCGCGCACTGATCAACAACATGGTGCTGGGCGTGACGCAGGGCTTTGAAAAGCAGCTGGACATGGTGGGCGTCGGCTATCGTGCGCAGAAGACCGGCAACAAGCTGGTGCTCACGGTGGGCTACTCCCATCCCGTGGAGTTTGTGGAGGCGGACGGCATCACATTTGAGGTGCCCGCGCCCACCCGCATCGTCGTCAAAGGCGCAAACAAGCAGATGGTCGGCGAGATCGCCGCAAAGGTCCGCTCGGTGCGCAAGCCCGAACCCTACCTGGGCAAAGGCATCAAATATGTCGATGAAGTCATCCGCCGCAAGGAAGGCAAGGCCGGCAAGTAA
- the rplR gene encoding 50S ribosomal protein L18, which translates to MFKRLDKNADRKVRHYRVRKKISGTPERPRLNVYRSLKHIYVQIIDDVAGNTLASASTLEAALKEELAGKNKSAQAQVIGKVAAERALDKGIKTVVFDRSGYVYTGRVAKVAEGARQAGLEF; encoded by the coding sequence ATGTTCAAACGATTGGATAAGAACGCTGACCGCAAAGTCCGGCATTACCGCGTGCGCAAGAAGATCTCGGGCACGCCGGAGCGTCCGCGGCTCAACGTATATCGCAGCCTGAAACACATCTATGTGCAGATCATCGATGATGTGGCAGGCAACACCCTGGCTTCCGCATCGACGCTGGAAGCGGCGCTGAAGGAAGAATTGGCGGGTAAAAACAAGTCCGCGCAGGCGCAGGTCATCGGCAAGGTGGCTGCTGAGCGCGCGCTGGACAAAGGCATCAAAACCGTTGTGTTCGACCGCAGTGGCTACGTCTACACCGGCCGTGTGGCAAAGGTGGCCGAGGGTGCCCGCCAGGCCGGGCTTGAGTTTTAA
- the rpsE gene encoding 30S ribosomal protein S5, with product MQQRFDPSTVDMQEKLVAVNRVAKVVKGGRNFRFSALVVVGDGDGHVGVGMGKATEIPEAIRKAVEDAKKQIVTVSRVNTSIPHQVIGRFGRAEVLMMPAPEGTGVIAGGPARAVLEMAGIRDIRTKSYGSNNPINCVKATLQGLASLMTAEDVAKKRGKSVEELLG from the coding sequence ATGCAACAGCGTTTTGATCCCAGCACTGTGGATATGCAGGAAAAACTGGTCGCCGTCAATCGCGTGGCCAAGGTCGTCAAGGGCGGCCGCAACTTCCGCTTTTCCGCGCTGGTCGTGGTGGGCGACGGTGACGGCCATGTCGGGGTCGGCATGGGCAAAGCTACCGAGATCCCCGAGGCCATCCGCAAGGCTGTGGAAGATGCAAAAAAACAGATTGTCACCGTATCTCGGGTGAATACGAGCATTCCCCACCAGGTGATCGGCCGCTTCGGCCGCGCCGAGGTGCTGATGATGCCCGCCCCCGAAGGTACCGGCGTTATCGCGGGCGGCCCCGCGCGTGCCGTGCTGGAGATGGCCGGCATCCGCGACATCCGCACCAAGAGCTATGGTTCCAACAACCCCATCAACTGCGTCAAGGCGACCCTGCAGGGCCTGGCCTCTCTGATGACCGCAGAAGATGTGGCGAAAAAACGCGGCAAGTCCGTGGAAGAACTGTTGGGTTAA
- the rpmD gene encoding 50S ribosomal protein L30 yields MSKLKITLVKSPIAAKPNHRATVEALGLRKLHHSVIQPDNAAIRGMIFTVRHLVVAEPIEQ; encoded by the coding sequence ATGAGTAAGCTCAAAATTACACTGGTGAAGAGCCCCATCGCCGCCAAACCCAACCACCGCGCCACCGTGGAGGCACTGGGCCTGCGCAAGCTGCACCACAGTGTGATCCAGCCGGACAACGCGGCGATTCGTGGCATGATCTTTACGGTTCGTCACCTGGTGGTGGCCGAGCCCATTGAGCAATAA
- the rplO gene encoding 50S ribosomal protein L15 has protein sequence MKLNDLHPAAGSRTAPKRVGRGIGSGLGKTSGRGHKGQKARSGGGVRPGFEGGQMPLARRLPKRGFYNPFAKQYAVINVCDLERFEAGAVVDFAALKNAGLAKKEYDGVKVLGNGELSKNVTVKASKFTETARKKIEAAGGKAEVI, from the coding sequence ATGAAATTGAACGATTTGCATCCTGCGGCCGGCTCCCGTACGGCCCCCAAGCGCGTGGGACGCGGCATTGGCAGCGGCCTGGGCAAAACGTCGGGCCGTGGACACAAGGGCCAGAAGGCCCGCTCCGGCGGCGGTGTGCGCCCCGGCTTTGAGGGCGGCCAGATGCCCCTTGCGCGCCGCCTGCCCAAGCGCGGCTTCTACAACCCCTTTGCAAAACAGTACGCCGTGATCAACGTCTGCGACCTGGAGCGCTTTGAAGCCGGCGCCGTGGTGGATTTCGCCGCGCTGAAGAACGCGGGCCTTGCAAAGAAGGAGTACGACGGCGTCAAGGTGTTGGGCAATGGCGAACTGTCCAAAAACGTGACGGTGAAGGCGAGCAAGTTTACCGAAACTGCCCGCAAAAAGATTGAAGCGGCCGGTGGGAAAGCCGAGGTGATCTAA
- the secY gene encoding preprotein translocase subunit SecY codes for MFQTIRNAWKIKELRRKILYTLLLLFLYRLGCFVPVPGLNVAYLQSATAGVDILQLLNIMAGGALGKWTIFALGVGPYITSSIVMQLLTIAIPKLERMAKEGGEEGRKKIQKYTRYVAVALGFVEAVGIILSLGGSADTLIHIGLPTWLQYITIGLTLTAGTIFVMWIGERITEKGIGNGVSLIIFTGITANLPATISRYFSLVTSGQLNFWFIPLLLLGILVLITAITFVDMGERRLPVQYAKRVVGRKMYGGQSTHIPIKINSAGVLPLIFAMALLSFPQLIMQAFFSKSSAYAWYVQYMGTNSVIYPIIYALLIVLFAYFANSMTFNPVDIAKNMQQYGGFIPGIRPGRPTSDYIRRISNKLVLFGAVFLTIVAVIPMFFTRLTGMQSSFGATSLLIMVSVALETSKQLEAQMLARHYRGFLK; via the coding sequence GTGTTTCAGACCATCCGCAACGCCTGGAAGATCAAGGAACTGCGCCGCAAGATTCTCTATACCTTGCTGCTGCTGTTCCTCTATCGCCTGGGATGCTTTGTCCCGGTGCCGGGCCTGAACGTGGCGTACCTGCAGTCTGCGACCGCAGGGGTCGACATCCTGCAGCTGCTTAACATCATGGCGGGCGGCGCGCTGGGCAAGTGGACCATCTTCGCCCTGGGCGTCGGTCCCTACATTACTTCTTCCATCGTGATGCAGCTGTTGACCATTGCCATCCCCAAGCTGGAGCGCATGGCCAAGGAGGGCGGCGAAGAAGGCCGCAAAAAAATCCAGAAGTATACGCGCTACGTGGCGGTGGCCTTGGGCTTTGTGGAAGCCGTCGGCATCATCCTGTCGCTGGGCGGCTCGGCAGACACGCTGATTCACATCGGCCTGCCCACCTGGCTGCAGTACATCACCATCGGCCTGACGCTCACAGCCGGCACCATCTTTGTCATGTGGATCGGCGAGCGCATCACGGAAAAGGGCATTGGCAACGGCGTGTCGCTGATCATCTTCACCGGCATCACCGCCAACCTGCCCGCCACCATCAGCCGCTACTTTTCGCTGGTGACCAGCGGACAGCTGAACTTCTGGTTCATTCCGCTGCTGCTTCTGGGCATCCTGGTGCTCATTACGGCCATCACCTTTGTGGATATGGGCGAACGCCGCCTGCCTGTGCAGTATGCCAAACGCGTCGTGGGACGCAAGATGTACGGCGGCCAGAGCACCCACATTCCCATCAAGATCAACTCTGCGGGCGTGCTGCCGCTCATCTTTGCGATGGCGCTTTTAAGCTTTCCGCAGCTGATCATGCAGGCGTTCTTCTCCAAGTCGTCCGCCTACGCGTGGTATGTGCAGTACATGGGCACAAACTCCGTCATTTATCCGATTATCTATGCGCTGCTGATCGTGCTCTTTGCGTATTTTGCCAACAGCATGACCTTTAACCCGGTCGATATCGCCAAGAACATGCAGCAGTACGGTGGATTTATCCCCGGTATCCGCCCGGGCCGTCCCACGTCGGACTACATCCGCCGCATTTCCAATAAACTGGTGCTTTTCGGCGCCGTGTTCCTCACCATTGTGGCGGTTATCCCGATGTTCTTTACGAGACTGACGGGCATGCAGTCCAGCTTTGGTGCCACGAGCCTGCTGATCATGGTCAGCGTTGCACTGGAGACTTCCAAGCAGCTCGAAGCGCAGATGCTTGCGCGGCACTATCGCGGATTCCTGAAGTGA
- a CDS encoding adenylate kinase: MRIVLLGPPGAGKGTQAVKIAQAYGLAHVSTGDIFRKNLREKTALGKLAQSYMDKGQLVPDDVTISMVEDRLAQEDCAKGFLLDGFPRTLAQAKAFDDKMNVDMVIEIEVPDELLVTRMSGRRMCKCGATYHVSMLAGKTTCEKCGSALYQRDDDHEATVKKRLDVYHRETEPLVAHYAAQGVLVTIDGTQGIDKVFADIQAVLGDARK, encoded by the coding sequence ATGAGAATTGTGCTACTGGGGCCTCCGGGCGCCGGCAAGGGAACGCAGGCGGTCAAGATCGCGCAGGCATACGGCCTGGCCCATGTCTCAACGGGCGATATCTTCCGCAAAAACCTGCGGGAGAAAACCGCGCTGGGCAAGCTTGCCCAGTCCTACATGGATAAGGGGCAGCTTGTCCCCGACGACGTAACCATCTCCATGGTGGAGGACCGCTTGGCGCAGGAGGATTGCGCCAAGGGTTTCCTGCTGGATGGCTTTCCCCGCACCTTGGCCCAGGCCAAGGCGTTTGACGATAAGATGAACGTGGACATGGTCATCGAAATCGAAGTGCCCGACGAGCTGCTGGTCACCCGCATGAGCGGGCGGCGCATGTGCAAGTGCGGCGCGACGTACCATGTGAGCATGCTGGCGGGCAAAACCACGTGCGAGAAGTGCGGAAGCGCGCTCTATCAGCGCGACGACGACCACGAGGCTACCGTCAAAAAGCGCCTGGACGTCTACCATCGGGAGACCGAGCCGCTGGTCGCGCACTACGCCGCGCAGGGCGTGCTGGTCACCATCGACGGCACGCAGGGCATTGACAAAGTGTTTGCCGATATCCAGGCGGTGCTGGGAGATGCCCGTAAATGA
- the map gene encoding type I methionyl aminopeptidase, whose amino-acid sequence MIELKSREQIDAMRRAGRIVAGALEAVGAAVRPGVTTHMLDAVAEEYIRSRGAVPSFKGYGGFPASICTSVNDQVVHGIPSPHVKLRAGDIIGIDCGAILEGWQGDAARTFAVGDIAPEAQRLIDVTRQCFYEALKVCHEGKRLGDIGHAAQAYAEAHGYSVVRDLCGHGIGREMHESPEVPNYGSPGHGIRLKSGMVLAIEPMVNAGAWPVRSLQDGWTVVTADGSLSAHYENTVAITDGEPELLTLV is encoded by the coding sequence ATGATTGAGCTGAAATCGCGCGAGCAGATTGATGCAATGCGCCGCGCCGGCCGCATCGTGGCGGGCGCGCTGGAGGCGGTTGGCGCCGCCGTCCGGCCCGGCGTAACGACGCATATGCTTGACGCTGTGGCAGAGGAGTACATCCGAAGCCGCGGCGCAGTCCCTTCCTTTAAGGGGTACGGCGGGTTTCCGGCAAGCATCTGTACATCGGTCAACGACCAGGTGGTGCACGGGATCCCCTCCCCGCACGTCAAGCTCAGGGCAGGCGATATCATCGGTATCGACTGCGGCGCCATCCTGGAGGGATGGCAGGGTGATGCGGCGCGCACCTTCGCGGTGGGGGATATTGCGCCTGAGGCGCAGCGGCTGATCGACGTAACCCGCCAGTGCTTCTACGAGGCGCTCAAGGTTTGCCACGAGGGCAAACGGCTGGGAGACATCGGCCACGCGGCGCAGGCGTACGCGGAGGCGCACGGCTACAGCGTGGTCCGCGACCTGTGCGGGCACGGCATCGGCCGTGAAATGCACGAATCGCCCGAAGTGCCCAACTATGGCTCCCCCGGCCATGGTATCCGTCTGAAAAGCGGCATGGTGCTCGCAATCGAACCTATGGTCAACGCCGGCGCGTGGCCCGTACGCAGCCTACAGGACGGCTGGACGGTCGTCACCGCGGACGGAAGCCTCTCAGCGCACTACGAGAACACCGTTGCAATCACCGACGGCGAACCCGAGCTGCTGACGCTTGTTTGA
- a CDS encoding KOW domain-containing RNA-binding protein translates to MSKPQCELGRIVQSRAGRDAGRACVIVRIVDEHYVLIADGQMRKLSNPKKKKIKHLELKPVVLSGLKEKLEAAKPIFDSEVRKLLEPYNRNEQAGEE, encoded by the coding sequence ATGAGCAAACCGCAATGCGAACTTGGGCGGATCGTCCAATCGCGCGCCGGCAGGGATGCCGGCAGGGCCTGCGTCATCGTGCGCATCGTCGATGAACACTACGTGCTCATTGCCGACGGCCAGATGCGCAAGCTGTCGAACCCAAAGAAGAAAAAGATCAAGCACCTTGAGCTGAAACCGGTTGTGCTTTCAGGGCTCAAGGAAAAGCTGGAGGCGGCTAAGCCCATCTTCGATTCTGAGGTGCGCAAGCTGCTGGAGCCCTACAACCGGAACGAACAAGCCGGAGAGGAGTGA
- the infA gene encoding translation initiation factor IF-1 has protein sequence MSKTDVIEVEGKIVEAYPNAMFQVELQNGHKILAHISGKLRMNFIRILPGDKVTVELSPYDLTRGRITWRGKS, from the coding sequence TTGTCCAAGACGGATGTCATTGAAGTAGAAGGCAAGATTGTGGAGGCCTATCCCAACGCAATGTTCCAGGTGGAGCTGCAAAACGGCCACAAGATCCTGGCGCATATCTCGGGCAAGTTGCGCATGAATTTCATCCGAATTCTGCCTGGCGACAAGGTGACTGTGGAGTTATCGCCTTATGACTTGACGCGCGGCCGCATCACGTGGCGCGGCAAATCGTAA
- the rpmJ gene encoding 50S ribosomal protein L36 has translation MKVRPSVKPICEKCKIIRRKGRVMVICENPKHKQKQG, from the coding sequence ATGAAAGTTAGACCGTCTGTAAAACCCATTTGCGAGAAATGCAAGATCATCCGCCGCAAGGGGCGTGTCATGGTCATCTGCGAAAATCCCAAGCATAAGCAGAAACAGGGTTGA